The Microcystis panniformis FACHB-1757 region CCTAGACAGACTTAAGTAGCTGGTTATAATTAAATTAAAAATGGATTTTAGGTTCGATCCCCCCTGCCCCCCTTGATAAGGGGGGTGCCGATCCCCCCTTAGTCCCCCCTTTAATCCCCCCTTATTAAGGGGGGCATCTGACAATTTTTAACGCCTAGACAGACTTATTAGCTCTTGCTTGGGAGTCCTGTGTGTGATAGGATTAGCTTTGAGTTACTTATCACTACAACTGTCTAAATTATGACTAAGGAAGAGTTTGTGGATAATGTCCTAGAATTGTTGCGCGAGGGAAAACAGAACCTAACTCTAAGTGAATTAGAATTAAAAGGTATTAAAGGATGTTATGAAAGATTAAAGTATTCAGAAATTTTAGCTTCAGCTAATTGTAATTGCACTGAAGGACATTTGAGAAGAGAAATGTCAAATTTTTTTGGGAAAATCACCAACGCCTTTAATCATGTAACAGGAGAAAATAGAGAAAAAATACAGAAAAACCAATTCGTGCCACTGATTACAGAATATATTAACTTAAAAAATAAATCGCAAATTATTAATAAGATGAACGAAGAGAATAATAATAAGATTAAAATCTTTGAAAAGTTAAATAATGAATTAAAGATAAAAAGACCGATGACTGCTGCTATAATCAAATCCTATTTATCTGATGATCCTAAAATACAAAATAGTAACCTTAAGGAATTAATTGAGAAGATTAAAGATTATGAAGAAAGTTTTTTGTTTAGCTTACTACATAACGTAGCTTATGATCAACGCCTTGATGATCCATTAATTCAATCAATTTTTGAGCAAACGGTCAATGATTTAAAAATGCAGACAAATATTAGTGACCTTGATTATGAGCAATTAACAAGCACACAATTGGAGCGGATTGAATTACCGAAGGAAGGGTTAGAAGCCTATTTAATTATAAAGGTGGACAGTAGCAAAAACATTCGGTATAAGAATATTACGACTATTGAAAATATCGAAAAACATCTAATACGAGCTTGGTTTTGGCGATTAAATCCTAACAACATTCAAAACAAAGATATTAAGCATATACCCCTGTATGATCATAACCATACTTTAACCCATATTATTAATGACTGTCGAGAACGGAGTGAAGAAATAACGTCCGTTGAGTTCTTCGCCGATGAAAAGCTATTATCTAGTGATTTTGAATCTTGGGAGTATAAAAGTGAATTTAAACCAAATACTAAACTAAAAGAAAATTACTTTGTTAATAGTCGTCTTTCAGCAAGGTCTTGTATAGACAAAACTTCTGACCCATACAAAAAATGGATAAAAAAATGGGAGAAATTACAAAATGAAGCAATAATCGTAGAAGACATACAAGATAATGACTGTAAACATCACTGCCGCCGACAAGAAAATTTAACCCTATGGATTAATCTTTGTGATTGTCAACAAAGTCATGAAGAAATGCTTATAGAAATAGCATCAGAAGGCATACCTTTAGCCCTTTGGTCACGCCGTTATAATTTATCGCCAACTCACAGAGAGGAAATTAATGCCCTAGTTAGCAATCAACCCATCACCGAACTGCCAAAACTAATACATAAGGCAAGAAATCCACCTGAAAAACAGGAATCCCAATCTGACTATTTCGGGCATCATTTATCATTACTTCTAGAAGACCCTAATCGGATGCCCCCCTTCCACTACTTAACATCTCAGCACCTAGGTTAACTAACTATGAGTTCATGGAAAATCTTTCAAGGCAATCATGAAAAAGGCTCAAGGGATAAGATTACTTGGCCAGAAATCCCACCCTGGCGAAGCTTCGCCACCAACAAATCCGAGGAGCGGGGAAAACAACTCATAGTTAACCCTAAAACCATCGAAACCGTAAACGCAGCCATTCACCTACGCCGGCCTATTTTAGTCACAGGGAAACCGGGTACAGGGAAAACCTCCCTAGCCTACGCAATCGCCTACGAATTAGACTTAGGAGAAGTATTAGTCTGGCCAATTAATACCCGCACCACCCTACAAGAGGGATTATACTACTACGACGCGATCGCACGTTTGCAAGATTACCAACTAGAAGAAAAAAAAGACATAGGGCAGTATATCCGCTTGGGTCCCTTGGGGACAGCCCTCTGTCCGAGAAATTATCCCCGGGTACTGCTTATCGATGAGATAGATAAAAGTGACATCGACCTACCCAACGACCTCTTAAACCTTTTTGAAGAGGGAAGATTTGAAATCACCGAACTTTCCCGACTCGCTAAAGATACCGAAAACGAACCAATACCAGTACAAACCCATAACGGTGAATGGGAATCCATCCCCCAAGGTAAGGTAAGCTGCCAACAGTTCCCCATAGTGATTATGACGAGCAACGGCGAGAGGGATTTTCCCCTACCCTTTAAACGTAGATGTCTGCTCTTAGAAATTCCCGACCCCACCCCAGAGGAACTAAAAAAGATAGTAAAAAGCCATTTTGATTATAAAGAAGCCAGTCCCGAAAGTAAAAAAATAGAAGCAGCGATCGCAGAATATGTTAAAAAACGAGAAAAAGGGGAACTAGCAACAGACCAGCTTTTAAACGCCGTCTTTTTGAGCATGGGCGAAAATAAACCCACAGGTGCAGAATTAAAGTCCCTTACCGACCTACTATTTACCTATCTCACCGACACAGGCAATACATGACCCAAACCCTTCCCACACCAGAACTGATTGATAAATTTATCACCTTTGTCAAGGGCAGGGGATGGGACCTAGACAGTTACCAGATAGCTGATAGTTTATGGTGGTATGTTCTCACCCAAGAAGAGGAAGGAAAACCCCAAACCCCTACAGAGCCTAGGGAAGAAAAGGAAGAAACCCCGACCGCTAAAAACCCCCCCCGGGAGAGTAAAAACGAAACCCAAGAGCCAGCAGCCCCATCCGATGAAGTTCCCTTAATACGCGAGACAGAAGCACAAAAACAGCCTGAGAAGATAGGCGCAGATACCCTACCCATTAGCATCCCCGATGCCAAATTCTGGCGAGAAACCCTAAAATTAGGGCGAGCAGTGCGTCCCCTCATCCAAAAGATAGACTCAGCCACCCAAAGACAAATAAACCTAAACAGCACCGTACAGAAATCGGCCGAGTATAGCATCGGCAAGAAAGATGGCAGTTTAGCCCTAATACCCGTTTACCAAGCCAAAAAAGTCCGTTCCCTAGAGGTGGTTTTACTGATTGAAGAATGGGCCTCCATGGTCTTTTGGAAAGAAATGGCCGGGGAAATCCGCGATTGGCTAGAACAAATCGGGGCCTTTCGGGATGTCAAACTCTACCGCATCGGATGGGACGAAGACAGGCAAAATTTAGCCATCCGCACCTACTCTAACGATACTTGCTCAATTCACCCAAAAGATCTCATCCATCCTCGCGGCGAAAGACTTATCCTCTTCTACAGCGATTGTACTTCCCCAGACTGGTATCAAGGACGCTATAACCAAGCTCTTCAGGACTGGGGAAAACACCAAATCGTCACCCTGCTTTCTCCCTTCCCGGAAGCAATGTGGGAAAGAACCGCCCTTAGTCGAGGTTGGTTCGTCTCCCTAGTCAACCAAACCCCCCGGAAACCTTCACAAAACTGGAGATTTACCTCTATCCCCCTGCTGCTACAAATTGAGAAGGAAGAGGAAAATCAACATATTCTCAGAGAAACAATCCAAAAAACCTACTTTCCCCTACCCACCATCTCCCTAACCCCTTCATCCTTAAAAGCTTGGGCGCTCGTTGTCAGTGGTGACAGCAACGCCACCTGTGCGGGGGTACTACTAGAAAAATCCCCCCAAAACAGAGAAATACCCGCAACTATTTCTCCGGAGATGTCTAGGAAGCAAGCTCTAGAACTATTCGCTAGTACCGCCTCACCTCTAGCTTGGGAATTACTGAAAAAATTAGCCGCAGCCCCGGTAAATCTTCCCATCATCCGTCTTATCCAAAGCCAACTTTTAAGCGCCTCTAACCCCCTAAACATAGCAGAAGTCATCCTTAGCGGTTTTCTCAAAGTCTATCTAGGAGGGGAACCAGTGAAGTGGGACAAAGGAGGTAAATTTAACTTTCACACTCCCCCCAACAGCCTAGATTTTGAATTTGATGATGAGGACAGAGAGCTTCTGCTCACTGAACTAGGGAATAGCCGCGCCTTAGAGGTAATTTTTGTCCTCTCGGAATACATCGCCCAAAAACTTAACCTGAGTACCACCACCTTTTTTGGTCTTATTCTTACCAATCCCCAAGTTCTCCTCGGCAAAGAAGCAGCTAATCTAGTCCGCGCCTTTGCCAAGGTGTCTGCTAAGGTTTTCCAAAAGCTAGGGGAAGCAAAGTACCAAGAAATTAGCCAAAAGCTGCAATCTATGGTTGACTCACCTCCACCCCCACCGGTTGAGGAAAAGTGGCTGAGGAAATATAAAACCGTAACCATAGCTAAGGTAAAAGAGCTTACGGGAGGAGAGGAAATATTGTTTCAACTGCTCAAGCATAGACTTAAGGATTTCAGCGTAGAAGATGGGGAACTGTATCAGCGTCTTCGTTTAACCCCTGAGCAGCTTAAAATTTTGGCAAGCGAAGAAATAACCGCCGAGACAATCCCAGTCCAGTTTAGGGAAGTCTTGGATAACACAGAAGAAGAAATCATCACCCAGAAATTTAACCTAACCCTGTTCAAGTCTGAAACCGTCTTTGTGGATGAGACGGGACAAATTACCGCCAAAGAACCCGTGAGAGCCTTCTACTTTGAAGAAAATCCCCCCAGCTTAAAAATGCTCTATATTCCTTCGGGGGAGTTTTGGATGGGAACCGAAGCGGAGGAAATAGCGCGGCTAGTGGAAAAATACAATAGGGATTGGTTCAAAGGAGAATCCCCCAGACATTTAGTAAAAATCGCTCCGTTTTACCTAAGTCAAACTCCGATTACCCAAGCTCAATGGTTATATATTGCCCAAAGGAAAGATTTAAAAGTAGAGCGAGATTTAAACCCAGAGCCATCATATTTTAAAGGCAGCACAAACCCCGTTGAAAATGTATCTTGGTTAGATGCTGTAGAATTTTGCCAAAGGCTCTCTAAAATGACCAAGAAACAGTATCGGCTGCCCAGTGAGGCGGAATGGGAGTATGCTTGTCGTGCCGGAACCACCACCCCCTTCCACTTCGGAGCAACCCTCACCTCAAATTTAGCTAACTACGATGCTAGGAAACGCTTTGCTAAGGAACCAGCAGGAGAATATCGCCAGCAAACCACCCCAGTGGGGCAATTTCCCCCCAATGGTTTTGGTTTGTATGATATGCACGGCAATGTCTGGGAGTGGTGTCAGGATGACTTCTGGGAAAATTATCAAGGCGCACCTAGGGATGGTAGTGCTTGGCAAGAAAAGAGCAAAAAACAGCAAAATCAGGCAAAAAAAGCTCTGCGGGGCGGTTCTTGGTACTACGATCCGTATGGCTGCCGTTCCGCTTACCGCTTCGGCAGCAGCCGCCGCGTCAGCAACCGCAGCTACGGTTTTCGGGTGGTGTGCGGTGCTGGGAGGACTTTGTAGCCCTTTTTCTCTTTTTTTCCTTTTTACCCTTTTTCTCTTTTCGATTTTTTTTGAACAAATGTACTAGATGAGGTTGGCTGATCAGTAGCTGGTTATAATTAAATTGAAGACGGGTTTTGATCCCTCCTGCCCCCCTTGATCCCCCCTTGATCCCCCTTAATCCCCCCTTGATAAGGGGGGTTTGATCCCTCCTTAATCCCCCCTTGATAAGGGGGTTTTGATCCCCCCTTGATCCCCCCTTGATAAGGGGGGTTTGATCCCCCCTTGATCCCCCTTGATAAGGGGGTTTTGATCCCCCCTTGATCCCCCCTTGATAAGGGGGGTTTGATCCCCCCTTGATCCCCCCTTGATAAGGGGGGTTTGATCCCCCCTGCCCCCCTTGATAAGGGGGGTTTGATCCCCCCTGCCCCTGCCCCCCTTATTAAGGGGGGTGCCGATAGGCGGGGGGATCTGCCCTTTAATTAAGAAAAACCCTAGGATTCATCATGTACCAAATCACTCTTTCCCTACCCGATGAAACCGCTCTCGCTTTACATCTCACCCCAGAACAACTAGGACAGGAAATTTCTCTGCTTGCTGCCATTAAACTTTATGAATTGGGAAAACTTTCCTCTGGCACTGCTGCTAACTTAGCAGGTATTCCGCGAGTTGTTTTTCTCTCTAAACTTGCAGACTATGGAGTTGATACCTTCCGACTCAAGGAAGCAGAATTAATCGAGGATCTGGCTAATGCCTAACGTCATTGCCGATACATCACCGATTCAATACCTCTATCAGACTAACTTACTTGACTGATTCCCTGTCACTGATTTAGGAAAAGGAGAAAGAGAAGTATTAGCTTTAGCAATAGAAATTCCCGATTCTCTCGCCCTATTTTAATATTTTTCCCATCAAGAGTTTCTTCCATTTTCATAACTAAGTCGGTAGGTATTAAAAACTTTCAGATCCCCCCGCCTATCGGCACCCCCCTTATCAAGGGGGGCAGGGGGGATCAAACCCCCCTTATCAAGGGGGGTAGGGGGGATCAAACCTAAAATCAATTTTTAATTTAATTATAATTACTTACTTAGGGCTTGCTGAAAAAGTACGGGCGAAGCATTCGGATAGAAAATCTACGGTTTCACCGATAGGTTATTACCCGAATGCTTCGCCCCTACAGGACGCGGGCCGATACAGAACACTAAAACCCTTACCTCGTCTATATTTCACATTTATTCAACAAACCCTACTTATGCCTACAATAATCATCCAAAAGACCCAAAAACGTCTTTTAATCTATAGAGAAAAACTCACCGATGACCTAGAAATAGAATTAGTCAAAATACCATCGGGAACCTTTACAATGGGTTCTTCAGAACAAGAAAGTGGTAATACAAGTGAAAAGCCCCAACACAACGTTACCCTGAAAAACTTCTTGATGGGTATTTATCCCATTACCCAAGCTCAATGGTTATATATTGCCCAAAGGGAAGATTTAAAAGTAGAGCAAGATTTAAAACCAGAGCCATCGGAGTTTAAAGGCAGCACAAACCCCGTTGAAAATGTATCTTGGTTAGATGCCGTCGAATTTTGCCAAAGGCTATCTAAATTAAGTAAAAGAAAATATAGGCTCCCAACGGAAGCTGAGTGGGAGTACGCTTGTCGAGCGCAAACCAAACCCTTAAATCTCGACAAAGGAGAAACCTACCCCCCCTATCACTTTGGGGAAATTCTTACCCCAGATTTAGCCAACTATAATGGCAATCTCCAAAAAACCACCCCTGTTGGGCAATTCTACGCCAACGACTTTGGTTTATATGATATGCACGGAAATGTCTGGGAGTGGTGTCAAGATGATTGGCGCGAAAACTATGAGGAGATAAAAAAGAGCAAAAAACAGCAAAATCAGGCATATAAAGCTCTGCGGGGCGGTTCCTGGGGCAACTATCCTAATGACTGCCGTTCCGCGATTCGCATCTTCAACTTCCGCCGCGACTACCGCAGCAACAAATACGGTTTTCGGGTAGTCTGCGGTGCTGGGAGGACTTTGTAACCCTTTTTCTTGCATGAGTAGAAAAAGGGTTTCTCCGAGAAACCCTTTTTCTGTGGGTTACTCAACGGATTTAGGATAAATTGCTTGTTGAGACGAGACAAGAGGCAACAGTAAAGGGATTGGGGGAAGTTCAACTAATCTAAGAATAAGCGGTTTAAATGCGTCTTAGTTTACATCAACAGCTGCTCAGTTATTAGTATTCTCCCCCATCATTTTTTTTCTGGTCTAAAAGATGATTATAGATCACACTTTTGAGAGATTGCCAAAAAGGAACTAATAAAGTACTCAGAAGTACAAAAACAGTAATCAGACCATAGGAAAACATCGCCATTTGTTGGAAAAAAAGAGGATTTTCTGCGAGCGTTTGCCAGTCCTCCGAAGAATTGAACCAAAAGGGAATTGAAGCCAAAGCCCGTGACAGAAGATAAACTGGAATAATTAATAAACTGGCAATAAATATCACTCCTACAATTCTCCAAGCCGAGTTTTTAGTTAAATGCCAACCTCTCTTGATTGCTTGCCAACTGCCTAAATTATCTTCAATTACTAAGGGCAATTCGGCAATGCAAATGCGAGCAGATAACCAAAGGAAGAAAAAAGCAAGACAGAAAGAAGCCAGTAAAATAAGCAATACACCAAGGATGGGGATAAAACTGACTAGCACCAGAGACAGCGTTATCGGCAAGATTATTGCCGCTCCCAACAAACCGATCAAAACCTGCATCCACCATAAGCGCCACATTTTCGGCTTAACTTTTTTTTCCGCTTGTCCGGCAGTTTCTGGCTGATAAATGATGTCTTGAAAAGCTAATCGTGAGATAACCGCATTATTGAAAAGATACTTAGCGGCCGAGAAAATTTGTACTGGGAAAAGAAATAAACGTAAACCGATATCGCTGCCTTCTTCGGGGGTAATTGTTTGATAAAGTAATTGACTGAGAATTAATTGCAAAACTAAGGGAAGAAGCGACCACAAGCCGGCGCGGACAGCAAAGAATACATAAGTTGAGAAGCGATCACGATAAAGACGGAAGGCAGTATTAATCGTATTGCCAATAGTTAAAGGATCGAGGGAATTGTTAGTCACGGCGGGACTCCTTACAGAACGCCACCACTATATTAGGTTAAGTAACTAATAACAGCTAAAAACTTCCAATTTAATCAATATTTCCAGCAAAGACAACAATTTTGCTAAAGTGGTAGAAATTGGCCAACGATTCAATTCCCCAGTGGAGAAAGTGCGATCGCATTAATGATCTTAACTTCCTTGGGATTCGGTTCGCGCATGGTAGTAACCGGAGATGTCACCCAAACCGATTTACCGCAACCACAGGAATCGGGGTTAATTGCCGCTCAAAAAATCCTAAAATCAGTAGAAGGGATCGCTTTTTCTTACCTATCGCCGATGTGGTGCGTCATCCCTTAGTACAAAAAATCGTCTCAGCCTAGGAACAGCACGAAAAATAACAGATTATGGATATTAAACATGGTTTCGTCGATGCGGTGGGTAATACTCCCCTAATTCGTCTCAATAGTTTTAGCGAGGAAACTGGCTGCGAGATTCTCGGTAAGGCCGAATTTCTTAACCCCGGTGGTTCGGTCAAGGATCGGGCCGCTTTATATATTATCCAAGAAGCGGAAAAAGCCGGTACTCTCCAACCGGGGGAACCGTCGTCGAAGGAACCGCCGGCAATACTGGCATCGGTTTGGCCCATATCTGCAATGCTAAAGGTTATAAATGCCTGATTATCATTCCCGATACCCAATCCCAAGAGAAAATCGACCTATTGAGAACATTGGGTGCAGAAGTGCGTACTGTTCCCGCCGTTCCCTACCGGGATGCCAATAATTACGTTAAATTATCGGGGAGATTGGCCAGTGAGATGGAAAATGCTATCTGGGCCAATCAATTCGATAATCTGGCTAATCGTCGCGCTCACTACGAAACCACTGGCCGGGAAATCTGGGAACAAACCGACGGTAAAATTGATGCTTGGGTGGCTGCCACGGGAACCGGGGGAACCTACGCGGGGGTGGCGATGTTTTTAAAAGACCAAAATCCCCAGGTGCGTTGTGTGGTGGCGGATCCGATGGGTAGCGGTTTATATAGTTATGTGAAAACTGGGACAATTACCCTGGAAGGTAGTTCAATTACCGAAGGGATTGGTAATAGTCGTATTACCGCTAATATGGAAGGCGCACCCATAGATGATGCCATTCAAATTGATGATCCCACTGCCATCAAAGTTGTTTATCAACTATTACAAAAAGATGGTTTATTTATGGGGGGTTCTGTGGGTATTAATGTCGGTGCTGCCGTGGCTTTGGCTAAACAAATGGGACCGGGCCACACCATAGTTACTGTTCTTTGTGATGGTGGGTCCCGTTATCAATCTCGTTTATATAATCCTCAATGGTTGGCTGAGAAAGGATTGGCTTAATCAGGAATTATCGGCTCATAAATTAGTGGAGATAATGGGAGGGGGAGGGCAACAATTAGAGAAGGCAGCAGGGGAAAATGAGGCGCAATGTTTGGCAAGCACTTGAGACAAGATAGACAATAATACTGATAACTATCATTATTAGGAGAATCATCAGATGTCAGTTAGTATTGAACAAGACCTCAAGGAAATTTTAGGTTCAATTAATCAGAAGTTAGATAATCTGCAAAAAGATGTTATGGATATTAAAATAGTACAGGCGAGATTAGAGGAAAAAGTCGATAGTTTAGAAAAAGATATTGAAGGAGTAAAAGAAGATACAAAAGAATTAAAAGGCTCTCAGAAAGCCCAGATTTGGACGTTAATCGGCATCTTGGGAACAGCTTTAATAGGAACAGTTATTCGCTATATTATTCTCCCTTTTCCTCAATCATAATTAAGACAATGAATTTGGAAACGCCTTCTGCAACAGTTATTCCTCAAATTGCAGAAAATCACTGTAAGGGCGAAGCATTTGGGCATAACCTATCGCTGAAATCCTAGATTTTTTATCCGAATGCTTCGCCCCTACCCATCAATTTCCCATCTACCACGCACCACGCCACCACGCCCAACCTACAACCTAACCTACGGCTGATTGAGCAGAATCAGGCAGTTTAGGTGATGGCACGTTTTTAGGCAGATGAATTGCATCATTCAACCTTTATTTTATCTCAGAGAATAAAGAGCTTAGGTTGGGTTGAACGATAGTGAAACCCAACACTTTTAAATAATTGGGTTGGGTTTCGTTCCTCAAACCAGCCTACTTATTGCTAAATTTGTTGGTGTAATTTCGGGTGTGGCTGTGACAGAAAACTATCAGAAAAAGGTTTTTCTGGCTTTTCCCCACGCTCGGCACAAAAAGCTAAGTAATCTTCCACTGAATCAGCAAAAGCTTGCTGCAATTCCGCTACACTCTCTCCCTGAAAAGTGATAACATCTCGGACGTTGGCCACCTCACCGTGAAAGATACCCGCCTCGTCATCAAAAAAAACTACTGCTTCGTAACCTTTACAATTCATTCTAAGCGATAATTGTTTACTGTTCACTGCTAAAGGGTAATTCCGAGAAATCTATCTCACCTATTTGATCGATTCCCCAGAAAGGATAGCAGTCATAATCTGCCATTAACTTAATTTTTTAAATTATTATCATTGGGGCAATGGTGGCAATAGAGACTGCAATTGTTCTAGCAAAGGAGAAAGTCTTACTGTAATAATATTCCAGACAATTTCTGGTTGAACCTGATCGTACTGATGGCTAATAATATTTCTGAGGCCAATAATTCCCCTCCAATCAATTTTGGTGTGTTTTTGTTGAAAAGTCTCAGGAATTCTACGGGCTGCTTCTCCTAAAATTTCTAATTATCTTTCCACAGCACTTTGTAACAAAAGACTCTTGGAATATTCTTCCAAAGAAACATCTTGAATAAATTCTTGGATATTAGTAATAGCTTCGACCATATCCCAAAGATATCCAGCCTCACGACTGTTCATGACGATAAATTAGCTGATGAGTTTTTAAAATTTCGTAACGACGATAGGGGTTTTTCAGTCCCTCTTGATTAACCAAGTCAACTTTGCGTCCGAATATCTCCTCTAATTCTTCTTTCATCTGAACAATATCAAACAAATCCCAGCCATGATTGGGAGCAAACTTATAAAGAACATCAATATCACTATCAACTCGAAAGTCTTCCCTTAATACTGAACCAAATAAAGACATTTCAAGAATTTTCCAATGTTGACAAAAATTAGTAATTTTGCTTAAGATAACTTGAGCTTGTTTTTCTTAAAACCAGAATTTAACAAGATTTTTTCGGCCTTGTTGGTGGTTATTTTAACAACCTTCGCTGTAATAGCTTGTTTCATTGGTGAGCAAAATCCCCCAAATTATCCTTGACAAAACACTTAAGATCGTTAAGGTTACAGTAACCCGCCATGTAAAGTCGGCTGGTAGGCTACACCAACATTAACACACCCTAGGAGATCGGCGCTCACTTTTTCGTCCGTAGTCTGATCGTAGGTTAGGCCAAACGATAGTGAAACCCAACATTTTTAAATCATTGGGTTGGGTTTCCTTCCTCAACCCAACCCACGGCTTTTTAACAACCGATAACTGTTTCATTTTTCATTGTCCTTAACAAAATTTAACACTACCTCAATTTTTTCAAAAAAATCGACCCGCCGCTAGGCGGGAAAAAGAGAAAAAGAGAAAAAGTAAAAAAGGGTTAAAGTCCTGGGGAGACACACGCAACCCGAAAACCGTAGTTGCTGATGTCGAAGCCGGGGATGACCCAGTTGCGGTTGGCAGAACGACAGCTATAAGGGCTGTCGTACCAAGAACCGCCGCGCAGACACTTAAGAGATTGAGAACGATTATCATTCTTGATAAGCCACGCCGATCCATCTTTTGGCGCTCCGATATAGTTATCGTGCCAATTGTCCTCGCACCACTCCCAAACATTGCCACTCATGTCATAGAGTCCCCAAGCATTGGGCTTTTTCTGGCCCACAGGATGAGTTTTATACTGAGAATTTCCGTCATACCAAGCATAATCTCCTAACTGATTAGCATCATCACCGAAATAATAGCGAGTGGTTGTCCCCCACGACAGGCATATTCCCATTCCGCTTCTGTGGGGAGGCGATAGGTTTTCCCGGTTATTTGACTCAATTTCTGACAAAAGGCTTGAGCGTCATTCCAACTAACCTTTTCTACCGGATTTTGGGGATTATTTTTAAAATAAGAGGGATTTGTTCCCATTACTGCTTGATATTGTGCCTGAGTCACCGGATATTTCCCAATCGCAAAACTGTTGACTTTAACTTGGTGTTGAGGCTTTTCAGAATCCGAAGCATCGGGATCACTGTCAGGAGATCCCATGAGAAATTGACCTGCTAGTAAGCCTACCATTTCCAGTGTTACTCCATTGGGTAGGTTTTCTGTAAATGGAGGAGCTAAAGGACGAGGTGAAGGAGGAGATGGAGAACTTGAAGGACGAGGTGAAGGAGAAGGAGTAGGATTCTGACGAAACAACTGAGCGAAAATATTACTAGCGACTGTCCCTACTGTAAATAACCCCAAATTTATTAAGACTTTACGACGCGACCATCTTTGAGGAGGTATAGGTGAAGGAGATGATTTAATCGATATTGGGGGAGGTGGTGGAGCTACTTTAGGTGACGGTGTAGATGTCA contains the following coding sequences:
- a CDS encoding nucleotidyltransferase family protein, which encodes MSLFGSVLREDFRVDSDIDVLYKFAPNHGWDLFDIVQMKEELEEIFGRKVDLVNQEGLKNPYRRYEILKTHQLIYRHEQS